From Myxocyprinus asiaticus isolate MX2 ecotype Aquarium Trade chromosome 49, UBuf_Myxa_2, whole genome shotgun sequence, a single genomic window includes:
- the LOC127438042 gene encoding voltage-dependent calcium channel subunit alpha-2/delta-2-like isoform X7 — protein MHWARRIEQEIDRVLQHISGAQQLKGIYNEKRRQFSVVRNNPRDIVEKVATDIERLLAKKRKALEKLASEAERLQKDHRWQDGIKEENIEYYNSKAEMDYDGEDIDSQMSLKLDFVYDPNFKNHVNYSHTAVQIPTDIYKGAPVILNELNWTQALERVFMENSRDDPSLLWQAFGSATGVTRYYPAAPWRAPDKIDLYDVRRRPWYIQGASSPKDMVILVDVSGSVSGLTLKLIKASVTEMLDTLSDDDYVNVARFNEKAEAVVPCFKHLVQANVRNKKIFKEAVQQMQAKGTTDYKSGFHFAFNQLLNKTNVPRANCNKIIMLFTDGGEDRAQDIFEQYNWPNKTVRVFTFSVGQHNYDVTPLQWIACANKGYYFEIRSICAIRINTQEYLDVLGRPMVLAGRSAKQVQWTNVYQDALGLGLVVTGTMPVFNLTVDGNSQNQLILGVMGVDVHLDELKRLTPQYKLGANGYIFAIDPNGYVLLHPNLQPQEEDLPEPVTLDFLDAEVEDSSKQDIRRQMIDGRSGDMTIKTLIKSVDERYIDEVVRMYAWTPINDTDYSLGLVLPPYSEYYIQADLSDVMLQLQYLQSLLPNSFESAGHVFLAPREYCKRLQMAKNNTQFLADFLSLMVEITPESEDCDHGLIHNLILDSGILWQLATRIWQNKDLNTYGFLALFASTNGGVTRVYPNMAAESWDEDVEPLNSNFYRRSLDNKGYMFRAPTRTSIDDPLISENGTVGILVTTAVEVTIGGKTMKPAVVGVKLDLEAWVDKFKILASNVSDSRQSSHKCGPSRSCEMDCEVNSDDLLCYLIDDGGFLVMSNQRDHWKKVGLFFGEVDPYLMFALYNNSIYARHQTFQYQTTCEPTASSHTGAAHRRFYVPSIADFVSLAWWTSAAAWSVLQQILYGLIYSSWFTKDVFAESFSDSKESSSSCVTVHSQFYFTNTTNSFNVLQDCGNCSRLFHAKRIENTNLLFVVAETLPCSSCEIEKLLPVRTKSQEENPCEVLNSARYRKGPDKCFDYNAEENTSECGGALSLHCPIRFLLWIQLTMFYLILRS, from the exons ATGCACTGGGCTCGACGCATTGAACAGGAGATTGACAGAGTCCTGCAGCACATCAGTGGAGCTCAACAACTCAAGGGg ATCTACAATGAGAAGAGGAGACAGTTCAGTGTGGTCAGAAATAACCCACGAGACATCGTAGAGAAAGTCGCAACAGACATCGAGAGACTGCTGGCCAAGAAACGCAAAGCTCTCGAG aaacTGGCGAGTGAAGCGGAGCGTCTGCAGAAAGATCATCGCTGGCAAGATGGAATCAAG GAGGAGAATATTGAATATTATAACTCTAAAGCAGAGATGGACTAT GATGGCGAAGACATTGATTCTCAGATGTCGCTGAAGTTGGATTTCGTTTACGACCCAAACTTCAAAAACCATGTGAATTACTCTCATACGGCAGTACAGATCCCAACGGACATCTATAAAGGAG CTCCAGTGATTCTGAACGAGCTGAACTGGACTCAAGCGCTAGAGAGAGTTTTTATGGAGAACAGTAGAGACGACCCGTCGCTGCTCTGGCAAGCGTTTGGGAGTGCCACAGGAGTCACGAGATATTACCCAG CGGCTCCATGGAGAGCGCCAGATAAGATTGACCTTTACGATGTACGACGGAGACCCTG GTACATTCAAGGAGCGTCGTCACCTAAAGACATGGTCATCCTCGTAGACGT GAGCGGCAGTGTTAGCGGTCTCACTCTGAAACTGATCAAAGCTTCAGTCACCGAGATGCTCGACACACTTTCTGACGATGATTACGTCAACGTCGCCAGG TTTAATGAGAAGGCGGAGGCGGTGGTGCCGTGTTTTAAGCACCTGGTTCAGGCAAACGTTCGCAATAAGAAGATCTTTAAAGAGGCCGTCCAGCAGATGCAAGCCAAAGGAACCACAGATTATAAATCAGGCTTTCATTTCGCCTTCAACCAGCTGCTCAAC aaGACGAATGTTCCTCGAGCGAACTGTAATAAAATAATCATGTTGTTTACTGACGGAGGAGAAGATCGAGCTCAGGACATCTTTGAACAGTACAACTGGCCCAATAAAACG GTCCGTGTCTTCACGTTCTCTGTTGGGCAGCACAATTATGATGTCACTCCGCTGCAGTGGATCGCATGTGCTAATAAGG GATACTATTTTGAGATCCGCTCCATCTGTGCGATACGAATTAACACCCAG GAATATCTGGACGTGTTGGGTCGACCGATGGTTCTGGCGGGCAGGAGTGCTAAACAGGTTCAATGGACGAACGTCTATCAGGATGCTCTG GGTCTTGGTCTGGTGGTGACCGGCACGATGCCTGTGTTTAATCTCACAGTCGATGGAAACTCTCAG AATCAGCTGATTCTCGGTGTGATGGGGGTTGATGTTCATCTGGACGAGCTGAAGAGACTCACACCACAATACAAG ctgGGAGCTAACGGATACATCTTTGCCATTGACCCAAATGGATACGTGCTGTTGCATCCAAACCTGCAGCCtcag GAGGAGGATCTGCCTGAACCAGTAACTCTGGACTTCCTGGATGCAGAAGTTGAAGACAGCAGCAAACAAGAT ATTCGACGGCAAATGATCGATGGCAGATCGGGTGATATGACCATCAAAACTCTAATTAAATCAGTGGACGAG CGCTACATTGATGAAGTTGTACGGATGTATGCGTGGACTCCCATTAATGACACAGACTACAG TCTGGGACTGGTACTGCCACcgtacagtgaatattacatccAGGCTGATCTCAGTGATGTCATGCTACAACTGCAGT ATTTACAGTCTCTGCTGCCAAACTCTTTTGAGTCTGCAGGTCATGTGTTTCTAGCTCCCAG AGAATACTGCAAGCGTCTGCAGATGGCGAAGAATAACACACAGTTTCTGGCTGATTTTCTGTCTCTGATGGTGGAGATCACACCTGAATCTGAAGACT GTGATCATGGTCTGATTCATAATCTGATTCTGGACTCTGGGATCCTCTGGCAGCTCGCCACACGCATCTGGCAGAATAAAGATCTGAATAC GTATGGATTTCTGGCACTGTTTGCGTCCACCAATGGAGGCGTCACACGCGTTTACCCCAATAT ggCTGCTGAATCATGGGATGAAGACGTTGAGCCTCTGAATTCAAACTTCTATCGTCGCAGTCTGGATAATAAGGGTTACATGTTCAGAGCGCCGACACGAACTT CGATAGATGATCCGTTGATCTCTGAAAACGGAACGGTGGGAATTCTCGTCACCACCGCTGTGGAGGTCACAATAGGAGGAAAAACCATGAAacctgcag TTGTTGGTGTTAAACTGGATTTAGAGGCGTGGGTCGACAAGTTTAAGATCCTCGCCAGTAACGTCTCGGACAGCAGACAGTCCTCACATAAG tgtggcCCGTCCAGATCCTGTGAGATGGACTGTGAAGTGAACAGTGAC gATTTACTCTGTTATCTGATTGATGATGGTGGATTTCTGGTGATGTCCAATCAGAGAGATCACTGGAAGAAA GTGGGTCTGTTCTTCGGTGAGGTGGACCCGTATCTGATGTTCGCCCTCTATAACAATTCAATCTACGCTCGACATCAGACTTTTCAGTACCAGACTACATGTGAACCGACGGCCAGCAGCCACACAGGAGCCGCACACAGACGATTCTATGTG CCTTCCATTGCTGATTTTGTCAGTCTGGCGTGGTGGACATCAGCAGCGGCGTG GTCTGTTTTGCAGCAGATCTTGTATGGACTCATCTACAGCAGCTGGTTCACCAAAG ATGTGTTTGCAGAGAGTTTTTCTGACAGTAAAGAAAGCAGCAGCAGTTGTGTGACGGTTCACAGTCAGTTTTATTTCACCAACACCACTAACTCATTCAACGTACTACAGGACTGCGGAAACTGTtccag gTTGTTTCATGCCAAGCGTATTGAGAACACAAATCTCTTGTTTGTGGTGGCCGAGACTCTGCCTTGCAGCTCCTGTGAGATTGAGAAACTACTTCCTGTCAGAACAAAGT CTCAAGAAGAGAACCCATGTGAGGTGTTGAATTCTGCTCGCTACAGGAAAGGACCTGACAAATGCTTCGACTACAATGCTGAG GAAAACACATCAGAGTGTGGTGGCgctctctctttgcactgtccaATCAGATTCCTTCTCTGGATTCAGTTAACGATGTTTTACCTCATTCTACGATCTTAA
- the LOC127438042 gene encoding voltage-dependent calcium channel subunit alpha-2/delta-2-like isoform X5, translated as MARCVHARLMMMVVIFSGSWTAVDALTFPQHYTIMHWARRIEQEIDRVLQHISGAQQLKGIYNEKRRQFSVVRNNPRDIVEKVATDIERLLAKKRKALEKLASEAERLQKDHRWQDGIKEENIEYYNSKAEMDYDGEDIDSQMSLKLDFVYDPNFKNHVNYSHTAVQIPTDIYKGAPVILNELNWTQALERVFMENSRDDPSLLWQAFGSATGVTRYYPAAPWRAPDKIDLYDVRRRPWYIQGASSPKDMVILVDVSGSVSGLTLKLIKASVTEMLDTLSDDDYVNVARFNEKAEAVVPCFKHLVQANVRNKKIFKEAVQQMQAKGTTDYKSGFHFAFNQLLNKTNVPRANCNKIIMLFTDGGEDRAQDIFEQYNWPNKTVRVFTFSVGQHNYDVTPLQWIACANKGYYFEIRSICAIRINTQEYLDVLGRPMVLAGRSAKQVQWTNVYQDALGLGLVVTGTMPVFNLTVDGNSQNQLILGVMGVDVHLDELKRLTPQYKLGANGYIFAIDPNGYVLLHPNLQPQEEDLPEPVTLDFLDAEVEDSSKQDIRRQMIDGRSGDMTIKTLIKSVDERYIDEVVRMYAWTPINDTDYSLGLVLPPYSEYYIQADLSDVMLQLQYLQSLLPNSFESAGHVFLAPREYCKRLQMAKNNTQFLADFLSLMVEITPESEDCDHGLIHNLILDSGILWQLATRIWQNKDLNTYGFLALFASTNGGVTRVYPNMAAESWDEDVEPLNSNFYRRSLDNKGYMFRAPTRTSIDDPLISENGTVGILVTTAVEVTIGGKTMKPAVVGVKLDLEAWVDKFKILASNVSDSRQSSHKCGPSRSCEMDCEVNSDDLLCYLIDDGGFLVMSNQRDHWKKVGLFFGEVDPYLMFALYNNSIYARHQTFQYQTTCEPTASSHTGAAHRRFYVPSIADFVSLAWWTSAAAWSVLQQILYGLIYSSWFTKDVFAESFSDSKESSSSCVTVHSQFYFTNTTNSFNVLQDCGNCSRLFHAKRIENTNLLFVVAETLPCSSCEIEKLLPVRTKSQEENPCEVLNSARYRKGPDKCFDYNAEENTSECGGALSLHCPIRFLLWIQLTMFYLILRS; from the exons GATTATGCACTGGGCTCGACGCATTGAACAGGAGATTGACAGAGTCCTGCAGCACATCAGTGGAGCTCAACAACTCAAGGGg ATCTACAATGAGAAGAGGAGACAGTTCAGTGTGGTCAGAAATAACCCACGAGACATCGTAGAGAAAGTCGCAACAGACATCGAGAGACTGCTGGCCAAGAAACGCAAAGCTCTCGAG aaacTGGCGAGTGAAGCGGAGCGTCTGCAGAAAGATCATCGCTGGCAAGATGGAATCAAG GAGGAGAATATTGAATATTATAACTCTAAAGCAGAGATGGACTAT GATGGCGAAGACATTGATTCTCAGATGTCGCTGAAGTTGGATTTCGTTTACGACCCAAACTTCAAAAACCATGTGAATTACTCTCATACGGCAGTACAGATCCCAACGGACATCTATAAAGGAG CTCCAGTGATTCTGAACGAGCTGAACTGGACTCAAGCGCTAGAGAGAGTTTTTATGGAGAACAGTAGAGACGACCCGTCGCTGCTCTGGCAAGCGTTTGGGAGTGCCACAGGAGTCACGAGATATTACCCAG CGGCTCCATGGAGAGCGCCAGATAAGATTGACCTTTACGATGTACGACGGAGACCCTG GTACATTCAAGGAGCGTCGTCACCTAAAGACATGGTCATCCTCGTAGACGT GAGCGGCAGTGTTAGCGGTCTCACTCTGAAACTGATCAAAGCTTCAGTCACCGAGATGCTCGACACACTTTCTGACGATGATTACGTCAACGTCGCCAGG TTTAATGAGAAGGCGGAGGCGGTGGTGCCGTGTTTTAAGCACCTGGTTCAGGCAAACGTTCGCAATAAGAAGATCTTTAAAGAGGCCGTCCAGCAGATGCAAGCCAAAGGAACCACAGATTATAAATCAGGCTTTCATTTCGCCTTCAACCAGCTGCTCAAC aaGACGAATGTTCCTCGAGCGAACTGTAATAAAATAATCATGTTGTTTACTGACGGAGGAGAAGATCGAGCTCAGGACATCTTTGAACAGTACAACTGGCCCAATAAAACG GTCCGTGTCTTCACGTTCTCTGTTGGGCAGCACAATTATGATGTCACTCCGCTGCAGTGGATCGCATGTGCTAATAAGG GATACTATTTTGAGATCCGCTCCATCTGTGCGATACGAATTAACACCCAG GAATATCTGGACGTGTTGGGTCGACCGATGGTTCTGGCGGGCAGGAGTGCTAAACAGGTTCAATGGACGAACGTCTATCAGGATGCTCTG GGTCTTGGTCTGGTGGTGACCGGCACGATGCCTGTGTTTAATCTCACAGTCGATGGAAACTCTCAG AATCAGCTGATTCTCGGTGTGATGGGGGTTGATGTTCATCTGGACGAGCTGAAGAGACTCACACCACAATACAAG ctgGGAGCTAACGGATACATCTTTGCCATTGACCCAAATGGATACGTGCTGTTGCATCCAAACCTGCAGCCtcag GAGGAGGATCTGCCTGAACCAGTAACTCTGGACTTCCTGGATGCAGAAGTTGAAGACAGCAGCAAACAAGAT ATTCGACGGCAAATGATCGATGGCAGATCGGGTGATATGACCATCAAAACTCTAATTAAATCAGTGGACGAG CGCTACATTGATGAAGTTGTACGGATGTATGCGTGGACTCCCATTAATGACACAGACTACAG TCTGGGACTGGTACTGCCACcgtacagtgaatattacatccAGGCTGATCTCAGTGATGTCATGCTACAACTGCAGT ATTTACAGTCTCTGCTGCCAAACTCTTTTGAGTCTGCAGGTCATGTGTTTCTAGCTCCCAG AGAATACTGCAAGCGTCTGCAGATGGCGAAGAATAACACACAGTTTCTGGCTGATTTTCTGTCTCTGATGGTGGAGATCACACCTGAATCTGAAGACT GTGATCATGGTCTGATTCATAATCTGATTCTGGACTCTGGGATCCTCTGGCAGCTCGCCACACGCATCTGGCAGAATAAAGATCTGAATAC GTATGGATTTCTGGCACTGTTTGCGTCCACCAATGGAGGCGTCACACGCGTTTACCCCAATAT ggCTGCTGAATCATGGGATGAAGACGTTGAGCCTCTGAATTCAAACTTCTATCGTCGCAGTCTGGATAATAAGGGTTACATGTTCAGAGCGCCGACACGAACTT CGATAGATGATCCGTTGATCTCTGAAAACGGAACGGTGGGAATTCTCGTCACCACCGCTGTGGAGGTCACAATAGGAGGAAAAACCATGAAacctgcag TTGTTGGTGTTAAACTGGATTTAGAGGCGTGGGTCGACAAGTTTAAGATCCTCGCCAGTAACGTCTCGGACAGCAGACAGTCCTCACATAAG tgtggcCCGTCCAGATCCTGTGAGATGGACTGTGAAGTGAACAGTGAC gATTTACTCTGTTATCTGATTGATGATGGTGGATTTCTGGTGATGTCCAATCAGAGAGATCACTGGAAGAAA GTGGGTCTGTTCTTCGGTGAGGTGGACCCGTATCTGATGTTCGCCCTCTATAACAATTCAATCTACGCTCGACATCAGACTTTTCAGTACCAGACTACATGTGAACCGACGGCCAGCAGCCACACAGGAGCCGCACACAGACGATTCTATGTG CCTTCCATTGCTGATTTTGTCAGTCTGGCGTGGTGGACATCAGCAGCGGCGTG GTCTGTTTTGCAGCAGATCTTGTATGGACTCATCTACAGCAGCTGGTTCACCAAAG ATGTGTTTGCAGAGAGTTTTTCTGACAGTAAAGAAAGCAGCAGCAGTTGTGTGACGGTTCACAGTCAGTTTTATTTCACCAACACCACTAACTCATTCAACGTACTACAGGACTGCGGAAACTGTtccag gTTGTTTCATGCCAAGCGTATTGAGAACACAAATCTCTTGTTTGTGGTGGCCGAGACTCTGCCTTGCAGCTCCTGTGAGATTGAGAAACTACTTCCTGTCAGAACAAAGT CTCAAGAAGAGAACCCATGTGAGGTGTTGAATTCTGCTCGCTACAGGAAAGGACCTGACAAATGCTTCGACTACAATGCTGAG GAAAACACATCAGAGTGTGGTGGCgctctctctttgcactgtccaATCAGATTCCTTCTCTGGATTCAGTTAACGATGTTTTACCTCATTCTACGATCTTAA
- the LOC127438042 gene encoding voltage-dependent calcium channel subunit alpha-2/delta-2-like isoform X6: protein MIMHWARRIEQEIDRVLQHISGAQQLKGIYNEKRRQFSVVRNNPRDIVEKVATDIERLLAKKRKALEKLASEAERLQKDHRWQDGIKEENIEYYNSKAEMDYDGEDIDSQMSLKLDFVYDPNFKNHVNYSHTAVQIPTDIYKGAPVILNELNWTQALERVFMENSRDDPSLLWQAFGSATGVTRYYPAAPWRAPDKIDLYDVRRRPWYIQGASSPKDMVILVDVSGSVSGLTLKLIKASVTEMLDTLSDDDYVNVARFNEKAEAVVPCFKHLVQANVRNKKIFKEAVQQMQAKGTTDYKSGFHFAFNQLLNKTNVPRANCNKIIMLFTDGGEDRAQDIFEQYNWPNKTVRVFTFSVGQHNYDVTPLQWIACANKGYYFEIRSICAIRINTQEYLDVLGRPMVLAGRSAKQVQWTNVYQDALGLGLVVTGTMPVFNLTVDGNSQNQLILGVMGVDVHLDELKRLTPQYKLGANGYIFAIDPNGYVLLHPNLQPQEEDLPEPVTLDFLDAEVEDSSKQDIRRQMIDGRSGDMTIKTLIKSVDERYIDEVVRMYAWTPINDTDYSLGLVLPPYSEYYIQADLSDVMLQLQYLQSLLPNSFESAGHVFLAPREYCKRLQMAKNNTQFLADFLSLMVEITPESEDCDHGLIHNLILDSGILWQLATRIWQNKDLNTYGFLALFASTNGGVTRVYPNMAAESWDEDVEPLNSNFYRRSLDNKGYMFRAPTRTSIDDPLISENGTVGILVTTAVEVTIGGKTMKPAVVGVKLDLEAWVDKFKILASNVSDSRQSSHKCGPSRSCEMDCEVNSDDLLCYLIDDGGFLVMSNQRDHWKKVGLFFGEVDPYLMFALYNNSIYARHQTFQYQTTCEPTASSHTGAAHRRFYVPSIADFVSLAWWTSAAAWSVLQQILYGLIYSSWFTKDVFAESFSDSKESSSSCVTVHSQFYFTNTTNSFNVLQDCGNCSRLFHAKRIENTNLLFVVAETLPCSSCEIEKLLPVRTKSQEENPCEVLNSARYRKGPDKCFDYNAEENTSECGGALSLHCPIRFLLWIQLTMFYLILRS from the exons GATTATGCACTGGGCTCGACGCATTGAACAGGAGATTGACAGAGTCCTGCAGCACATCAGTGGAGCTCAACAACTCAAGGGg ATCTACAATGAGAAGAGGAGACAGTTCAGTGTGGTCAGAAATAACCCACGAGACATCGTAGAGAAAGTCGCAACAGACATCGAGAGACTGCTGGCCAAGAAACGCAAAGCTCTCGAG aaacTGGCGAGTGAAGCGGAGCGTCTGCAGAAAGATCATCGCTGGCAAGATGGAATCAAG GAGGAGAATATTGAATATTATAACTCTAAAGCAGAGATGGACTAT GATGGCGAAGACATTGATTCTCAGATGTCGCTGAAGTTGGATTTCGTTTACGACCCAAACTTCAAAAACCATGTGAATTACTCTCATACGGCAGTACAGATCCCAACGGACATCTATAAAGGAG CTCCAGTGATTCTGAACGAGCTGAACTGGACTCAAGCGCTAGAGAGAGTTTTTATGGAGAACAGTAGAGACGACCCGTCGCTGCTCTGGCAAGCGTTTGGGAGTGCCACAGGAGTCACGAGATATTACCCAG CGGCTCCATGGAGAGCGCCAGATAAGATTGACCTTTACGATGTACGACGGAGACCCTG GTACATTCAAGGAGCGTCGTCACCTAAAGACATGGTCATCCTCGTAGACGT GAGCGGCAGTGTTAGCGGTCTCACTCTGAAACTGATCAAAGCTTCAGTCACCGAGATGCTCGACACACTTTCTGACGATGATTACGTCAACGTCGCCAGG TTTAATGAGAAGGCGGAGGCGGTGGTGCCGTGTTTTAAGCACCTGGTTCAGGCAAACGTTCGCAATAAGAAGATCTTTAAAGAGGCCGTCCAGCAGATGCAAGCCAAAGGAACCACAGATTATAAATCAGGCTTTCATTTCGCCTTCAACCAGCTGCTCAAC aaGACGAATGTTCCTCGAGCGAACTGTAATAAAATAATCATGTTGTTTACTGACGGAGGAGAAGATCGAGCTCAGGACATCTTTGAACAGTACAACTGGCCCAATAAAACG GTCCGTGTCTTCACGTTCTCTGTTGGGCAGCACAATTATGATGTCACTCCGCTGCAGTGGATCGCATGTGCTAATAAGG GATACTATTTTGAGATCCGCTCCATCTGTGCGATACGAATTAACACCCAG GAATATCTGGACGTGTTGGGTCGACCGATGGTTCTGGCGGGCAGGAGTGCTAAACAGGTTCAATGGACGAACGTCTATCAGGATGCTCTG GGTCTTGGTCTGGTGGTGACCGGCACGATGCCTGTGTTTAATCTCACAGTCGATGGAAACTCTCAG AATCAGCTGATTCTCGGTGTGATGGGGGTTGATGTTCATCTGGACGAGCTGAAGAGACTCACACCACAATACAAG ctgGGAGCTAACGGATACATCTTTGCCATTGACCCAAATGGATACGTGCTGTTGCATCCAAACCTGCAGCCtcag GAGGAGGATCTGCCTGAACCAGTAACTCTGGACTTCCTGGATGCAGAAGTTGAAGACAGCAGCAAACAAGAT ATTCGACGGCAAATGATCGATGGCAGATCGGGTGATATGACCATCAAAACTCTAATTAAATCAGTGGACGAG CGCTACATTGATGAAGTTGTACGGATGTATGCGTGGACTCCCATTAATGACACAGACTACAG TCTGGGACTGGTACTGCCACcgtacagtgaatattacatccAGGCTGATCTCAGTGATGTCATGCTACAACTGCAGT ATTTACAGTCTCTGCTGCCAAACTCTTTTGAGTCTGCAGGTCATGTGTTTCTAGCTCCCAG AGAATACTGCAAGCGTCTGCAGATGGCGAAGAATAACACACAGTTTCTGGCTGATTTTCTGTCTCTGATGGTGGAGATCACACCTGAATCTGAAGACT GTGATCATGGTCTGATTCATAATCTGATTCTGGACTCTGGGATCCTCTGGCAGCTCGCCACACGCATCTGGCAGAATAAAGATCTGAATAC GTATGGATTTCTGGCACTGTTTGCGTCCACCAATGGAGGCGTCACACGCGTTTACCCCAATAT ggCTGCTGAATCATGGGATGAAGACGTTGAGCCTCTGAATTCAAACTTCTATCGTCGCAGTCTGGATAATAAGGGTTACATGTTCAGAGCGCCGACACGAACTT CGATAGATGATCCGTTGATCTCTGAAAACGGAACGGTGGGAATTCTCGTCACCACCGCTGTGGAGGTCACAATAGGAGGAAAAACCATGAAacctgcag TTGTTGGTGTTAAACTGGATTTAGAGGCGTGGGTCGACAAGTTTAAGATCCTCGCCAGTAACGTCTCGGACAGCAGACAGTCCTCACATAAG tgtggcCCGTCCAGATCCTGTGAGATGGACTGTGAAGTGAACAGTGAC gATTTACTCTGTTATCTGATTGATGATGGTGGATTTCTGGTGATGTCCAATCAGAGAGATCACTGGAAGAAA GTGGGTCTGTTCTTCGGTGAGGTGGACCCGTATCTGATGTTCGCCCTCTATAACAATTCAATCTACGCTCGACATCAGACTTTTCAGTACCAGACTACATGTGAACCGACGGCCAGCAGCCACACAGGAGCCGCACACAGACGATTCTATGTG CCTTCCATTGCTGATTTTGTCAGTCTGGCGTGGTGGACATCAGCAGCGGCGTG GTCTGTTTTGCAGCAGATCTTGTATGGACTCATCTACAGCAGCTGGTTCACCAAAG ATGTGTTTGCAGAGAGTTTTTCTGACAGTAAAGAAAGCAGCAGCAGTTGTGTGACGGTTCACAGTCAGTTTTATTTCACCAACACCACTAACTCATTCAACGTACTACAGGACTGCGGAAACTGTtccag gTTGTTTCATGCCAAGCGTATTGAGAACACAAATCTCTTGTTTGTGGTGGCCGAGACTCTGCCTTGCAGCTCCTGTGAGATTGAGAAACTACTTCCTGTCAGAACAAAGT CTCAAGAAGAGAACCCATGTGAGGTGTTGAATTCTGCTCGCTACAGGAAAGGACCTGACAAATGCTTCGACTACAATGCTGAG GAAAACACATCAGAGTGTGGTGGCgctctctctttgcactgtccaATCAGATTCCTTCTCTGGATTCAGTTAACGATGTTTTACCTCATTCTACGATCTTAA